In the Candidatus Saccharibacteria bacterium oral taxon 488 genome, one interval contains:
- a CDS encoding adenine methyltransferase: MAKPHFSSLRMDWRTPKAVYQVLDSEFQFDHDPCPANWDGKVDGLTSDWGGTNYVNPPYGRELPKWIEKGYREWRKGKTVVFLIPSRTDTRWWHDYCMKATEIRYIKGRLKFDDQPNPAPFPSAIVIFRANRETVNVN, from the coding sequence ATGGCCAAACCACATTTTAGCTCACTAAGAATGGATTGGCGAACACCAAAAGCAGTCTATCAGGTACTTGATTCAGAGTTTCAGTTTGATCATGACCCTTGCCCCGCTAATTGGGACGGCAAGGTCGATGGGCTGACAAGCGATTGGGGGGGTACAAACTACGTCAATCCACCATACGGCAGAGAGCTACCAAAATGGATTGAGAAAGGCTATCGGGAGTGGCGGAAAGGCAAAACAGTTGTATTTCTGATACCAAGCCGAACCGACACGCGCTGGTGGCACGATTATTGCATGAAAGCGACCGAAATCCGCTACATAAAAGGCAGGCTGAAGTTCGACGACCAGCCAAACCCAGCACCATTTCCGAGTGCGATAGTGATTTTTAGAGCTAATAGAGAAACAGTAAATGTCAACTAA
- a CDS encoding class I SAM-dependent methyltransferase — protein sequence MKTAPTTILDACCGGRMFYFEKDHPNILYIDRRRETVEMKDRDKIRTLEINPDLVIDFTDMRFPDECFNFVVFDPPHLINCGKNSWLAKKYGKLDKDTWRETLSKGLSECLRVVKPGCVVAMKWSERDIKTTELLKILPQKPAFGDKSGMTRWLFFVKGVDDENI from the coding sequence ATGAAAACTGCCCCAACAACCATACTTGACGCTTGTTGCGGCGGCCGCATGTTTTACTTTGAAAAAGACCACCCAAACATTCTGTATATTGACCGACGCCGTGAAACTGTCGAGATGAAAGACAGAGACAAGATTAGGACATTAGAAATCAACCCAGACCTAGTCATAGACTTTACAGATATGAGGTTTCCTGATGAGTGCTTTAACTTTGTCGTCTTCGATCCACCTCACCTCATCAACTGCGGCAAGAATAGCTGGCTGGCTAAAAAGTATGGCAAGCTTGATAAAGATACTTGGCGTGAAACACTGAGCAAAGGCTTGAGCGAGTGTCTACGCGTTGTAAAGCCTGGTTGTGTCGTCGCTATGAAGTGGAGCGAGCGCGATATTAAAACAACTGAATTACTAAAAATATTACCTCAAAAACCAGCTTTCGGCGATAAATCTGGAATGACGCGATGGCTGTTTTTTGTGAAAGGAGTAGATGATGAAAATATCTAG